TTTTATTTGCGAAATAAACAAGCCAAGCAGGAACACGACTACGTACATGAATAATATCAGGTTTTATCTCTTTTAATATTTTTTTTAAACCATTCACTCTTGAAATAACTGTAAAAATATTTTTACTACAAACATCAAATTTTATAAAAGTTCCACCATCAAGATTTATTTGTTTTTCTAGTTTTCCACCAGCACTTATTACAAAAGAGTCTATTCCTTTTTTTACAAATTCACGATTTAGTTCTACAACTCCTCTTTCTACTCCACCCTCATTTAACTCAGGTAATAATTGAACAACTCTCATATATTATATTTTAACTTTTTTTAATAATTTTGCAAAATTAATTTTTTCATTATCCATATCTTCAATTATATTTACCAATCTATGGAATTTTGTATTCTCTTTTTTTGAATCTAAATCTATAATATTAATTTTTGCATCACTATTTGCTCTTACTTCACTTAACATTGAAGTTGAATCTGTTGTAATAAAAAACTCATCACAAACTGCAATAAAATCACCAATTGGATTTATATTTGGTTCTTTTGAATAAATAAGTTTATAATCAAATTTATATTTATCAACTAAATTTTCAATCAATTTAGAAGTTCTTCTTGAAGTCGTAACATATTTTAAATAATCAGGATATTTTTCAAATATATAATCTAACTCATCTTTGATTAATTCATATTCCATATTAAATACATCATTATCTCCACCAATAATTACAGCTAAAGATTTTTTATTTTCAACTTTTTTTACATAACCTTTTTCTTTAGGATAAGAAAGATTTAAAGGAAGAGTCAAAATATTATCTAATCTTACAGGATTATCGTGTTCTTGAGCGATTATATAATAAAAGTTTTTGAATTTATAAGATTTTGGAAGCATTAAAGCAATTGATTTTTTATTATATTTTTGACCTATAAATTTGTTAAAATAATAAGTTCCTGAACCAGTACTAACAACTGCATCATAAAAATCAAAATAATACTTTTTATAATCATCAAATAAAAAATCTGTAAAAAAATCAAATCTATCAAAAAGATATGATAAGGCTTTATGAAATTTAGATTTAAACTTTACTTCTAAAATATCATAACTTACATCTTTAATTTTACAAAAAGCTATTGATTGATTTAAGTGTCCTGGCTTACCATCACTTATTATTAAAATTCTTTTCATATATCTCTCTATAATGACTTTTAAATCTTTTATGTGGCCAGAACCACTGTTTTTTATCTTCTTTTATTATAGCAGATATTGCATTAGCTTCTAATTGAGAAATAATTTTTATATCATTTTTCTCATCATCTGTTTTAACTGGAATTATTGGTTCATAAATTTTTATTTTATATGTGTAATTTTCTTGATTAAAAATTGCAAGAGGAACAATATAAGCATCAAATTTTCTAGCTAGTGAAGCACTTGAAGCTGATTGATATGCTTTTTTACCTAAAAATTCAACCTCTTCTCCATCTCTTGCATTTATATTTTGGTCAATAATCAAAGAGATAGCCTCTTTTTTCATCATTGCTTTTACAAGTTTTTTTAATGCCCCATCTCTAAAAACAATTTTACTTCCTGATGCTTCCCTTGCTTTTACAATAAACTCATCAATTTCACTAAAATTTGATTCTCTGGCTACTTGATGTAAAGGTATTACAAATTTATTTATATAACAACTCAACATCTCCATATTTCCAAAATGTGCAGAAATTAAAATAATTGGTTTATTCTCTTTTTTTAAATTTAAAAGAATCTCTTCATTTTCAATTTTAACTGTTTTTTTTAACTCTTCATCACTTACATCTAAATTTTCTATTAAAGATTGAACCCATAAAATCATATTAAAATATGAATATTTTTGAATACTTTTTATTTCATCATTTGATAAAGAGTTATTAAAAACAAATATTAAATTTGTTTCTATAATTTTATTTGTATTTTTTGCAAACAAGTAACCACAAGTTGCAATAAATCTAAAAAAAGCTCTTCTTATTGATTTTGGAAGTTTTCTTAAAATAAAAACAACTACCAAAAAAAGTCTATAAACTACTTTTTTCATCATAAAATCTTTATTTCTAAATTCTCAGGAGTTTCAAGTTTATCAATATTTGATTCAATCAAAAATGATTTGTTTGGTAGATTTATTTCTAAAAGATTATCTTTTAAACTATATTCAACATTTGGTCTTGAAAAATCTTGATTTACTGCAATATTTAATGAAATCATAAATGACATCCATTGCATAACTCTCAATGATGGTAATAAATCCTCATATTTTGAAATATCACTTTTTGTTGGAAGCGATTTTTTTGAGAATTTTATAGTATGAGCAACAACCATTCTTGAAGTATGTAAAAAATCATAATTTAAACCATTTAAAATAAAATCAAAAGCATTATCATTTGATTTATAAAAATTCAGTGTTGAACCAATAGAATGAAGTTTTGAAGAAATTACAAGTAAACTTCTAGATTTTTCATCTAAATTATGAAGTGGTTTTAAAACATCAAATATCTTTTTTGCATTATTACCTAAATATGCACTTTGTTTATCATCAATTTCAAATCTATCAAGTAAACTTCTAACACTTACATTGAAGTTTTCAGGGAATTTATGATTTGAATTTCTCAATAAATCAGTTAAATAAACACCTTCTCTAACACCAACTCCTGAAGTTACAACTTTTTCTATCTTTAATTCATCTAAAATTGTTTTAAAGATAAATGCACCCTCTTTTATGGTATCAAATCTATCTTTTTTTACCCCAAAAGATTTTAAATCATCATTATCTTTTGCTCTTGAAATTCTATCAAATAAAGAGATTTCATTTTTTACATCATAAGTAAAGCCATGTAAAATATCTAATGGATACTGATTTTTAACCATTACAATTTTTGATAATGCTCTAATACTTCCACCAATTCCTACAACTTTTTGAGGAATTTCAATATCTAAATCAAAAATCTTTTTTAAATTATCAAATATATAATTTTTTGCACCTTCGATATTATTTTTATTAAAATAAAGCTCTTTTATTCTTACAGTTCCAATATTTAATGAAATTGATTTTTCAATTTTTCCATTTCTAACAAATGAAAATTCCGTTGAACCACCACCAATATCAACTGTTACAAATGTATCATCATGTAATAAATTTGAAGCTGCAACTCCACCAAAATATGCCTCTTTTTCTCCATCAATTACTTTAATATTTAGACCTAATTCATTTCTTACTCTGTTGATAAAAACTTTTGAATTTGGAGCATCTCTTAAAGCAGATGTAGCAACACATATAATTTTTCTTGATTTTAATGCATTTGATATATTTAAAAAAGATTTTAAAGATTCATAAGCTCTTTGCATTGGAATATCCTGAAGATTACCATCATTTTCATAACAACCTTCAGATATTTTCACCCTACTTTTAGTCTCATTTATTAGACTAAATGCAAATCTACTACTCTTTTGTAAGACAACCATTCGCATTGAGTTTGAACCAATGTCGATGAT
The genomic region above belongs to Arcobacter ellisii and contains:
- a CDS encoding ELM1/GtrOC1 family putative glycosyltransferase, which encodes MKRILIISDGKPGHLNQSIAFCKIKDVSYDILEVKFKSKFHKALSYLFDRFDFFTDFLFDDYKKYYFDFYDAVVSTGSGTYYFNKFIGQKYNKKSIALMLPKSYKFKNFYYIIAQEHDNPVRLDNILTLPLNLSYPKEKGYVKKVENKKSLAVIIGGDNDVFNMEYELIKDELDYIFEKYPDYLKYVTTSRRTSKLIENLVDKYKFDYKLIYSKEPNINPIGDFIAVCDEFFITTDSTSMLSEVRANSDAKINIIDLDSKKENTKFHRLVNIIEDMDNEKINFAKLLKKVKI
- a CDS encoding Ppx/GppA phosphatase family protein is translated as MSKVTTIIDIGSNSMRMVVLQKSSRFAFSLINETKSRVKISEGCYENDGNLQDIPMQRAYESLKSFLNISNALKSRKIICVATSALRDAPNSKVFINRVRNELGLNIKVIDGEKEAYFGGVAASNLLHDDTFVTVDIGGGSTEFSFVRNGKIEKSISLNIGTVRIKELYFNKNNIEGAKNYIFDNLKKIFDLDIEIPQKVVGIGGSIRALSKIVMVKNQYPLDILHGFTYDVKNEISLFDRISRAKDNDDLKSFGVKKDRFDTIKEGAFIFKTILDELKIEKVVTSGVGVREGVYLTDLLRNSNHKFPENFNVSVRSLLDRFEIDDKQSAYLGNNAKKIFDVLKPLHNLDEKSRSLLVISSKLHSIGSTLNFYKSNDNAFDFILNGLNYDFLHTSRMVVAHTIKFSKKSLPTKSDISKYEDLLPSLRVMQWMSFMISLNIAVNQDFSRPNVEYSLKDNLLEINLPNKSFLIESNIDKLETPENLEIKIL